A region from the Palaemon carinicauda isolate YSFRI2023 chromosome 16, ASM3689809v2, whole genome shotgun sequence genome encodes:
- the LOC137655725 gene encoding uncharacterized protein isoform X4: MESYKFWKDEGLSMGLSDEALLNFIEKKIKDSDERDRRHAEREERALMIKYEENEKQRAHELELQKIRGATSNPSHVTVAVDTTRPLPFCDTDDITAYLVRFEKVAVSLNWERNSWSVQLASLLRGKALDIYTSLSDDVTSDYASLKEALLKGFKKTSDWYRTAFKTAKMDSKSTYEQYLNMLFRNFDLWINSLSVTKDYEVLRNIIVCDQFMSTLPKEMRLFLKERKPRTPEDYSSLADTYASAHKCYPKDEQKSFRHNANLSSSSDKISASEKPEKTSSSRPGKIACYGCGQSGHISRNCPNKVPKKKSESSLEIGQVLDNTGVCGPMVCGTVNGVTVSTILRDTGCTGVVVSENLIPDPGTNCSYSTLIDYLGRKDRFPIVKIYLKCNLFTGWVNAVRAPIKYCTVLLGNIPSVQDHNLFPLKNTDSSIDVNAVTRAQVKRRNIVHPLALPEPFDISIDHESFLREQQNCKALKYAREMSQSGDVKRCKNGLQYEFVMRNGLLYRKIQKCKKPQLLGKEQLVVPVKCIKLVLRLAHDIPVSGHFSHRKTFNKINEIFWWQGMTSDIYKYCKSCDVCQKSSLVGKVKKAQMVKLPVISTPFYRVAIDLVGPISPPSEAGHRYILTMVDYASSFPEAVALKNITSEDIAEALISIFSRVGVPKEILSDRGPQFRSELMLQVHKLLGVKPLFSTPYHPAANGRIERQHQILKSILKKICELKHNQWHRFLPAALFAMREIPSDTTGFSPFEILYGRQVRGPLTILKELWTNSDMSTGETDLYSFVLELREKLSDVSDLAVQNMNISSSTYKSYFDLKSSKRRFKADDEVILLIPEKQGKLQFSWRGPYKIIDKHGPVDYWVNVEDKPGKTSLQEHNIKIKTTETFVHFDCEPMPSFEQDLHKFADFMYITELDICKAYHQIPLTPESRKYTAFSTNLGLMQYVRLPFGLSTACATYIRLMRQVLKGLSFVVCYFDNIFIVSKDWKIHMADLETVILRLQEAGLTAKPGKCFLGYEEIQYLGYVINKRGIFPQQDKIGAILDMPAPTTKKQLRSFIGSVNFYGRFVPNLSDKLIHLTKFLKKGSSEKFNFDEDALCKFNELKSCLTSPPILQVPDLNNIFCLRTDASSTGLGAVLLQYIDGEPYPVAFASKKLLPPETRYAAIERECLAIVWGIKKFEYYLMGRKFLLESDHKPLMYLETSKSSNDRLMRWSLALQVYSFSVVHVKGTNNIFADLLSRG; encoded by the exons atggaatcttataaattctggaaggatgaaggtttgtcaatgggactctcggatgaagctcttttgaactttatagagaagaaaatcaaagatagtgatgagcgtgatagaagacatgctgaaagagaagaaagggctttgatgattaaatacgaagaaaatgaaaagcagagggcACACGAACTTGAATTGCAAAAGATCAGAGGAGCAACATCTAACCCTAGCCATGTAACAGTTGCTGTGGATACTACAAGACCTCTTCCATTTTGTGATACTGATGATATCACCGCCTACCTAGTAAGGTTTGAAAAGGTAGCAGTTTCTCTCAACTGGGAGCGGAACTCTTGGTCAGTTCAGTTGGCATCACTTTTGAGAGGTAAGGCATTAGATATCTACACGTCGCTCTCAGATGATGTTACAAGTGACTATGCATCATTGAAGGAAgctcttttgaaaggattcaagaagactagtgactggtacaggacagcgtttaaaactgcaaaaatggaTTCCAAGAGCACATATGAACAATATTTGAATATGTTATTTCGAAATTTTGACTTGTGGATAAATAGTCTTAGTGTAACGAAAGACTACGAAGTTTTGAGAAACATTATAGTCTGTGATCAGTTCATGTCTACTTTACCTAAGGAAATGCGTCTTTTTCTTAAGGAGCGTAAACCTAGAACTCCAGAGGATTATTCATCATTGGCAGACACTTATGCTTCAGCACACAAATGTTATCCTAAAGATGAGCAGAAGTCCTTTAGGCATAATGCGAATTTATCTAGTTCCAGTGACAAGATCAGTGCGAGTGAGAAACCAGAGAAAACTAGTTCGTCACGTCCTGGTAAGATTGCATGTTACGGTTGTGGTCAGAGTGGACATATTTCGAGAAACTGTCCTAACAAGGTACCCAAAAAGAAATCTGAATCTTCTCTTGAGATAGGTCAAGTTCTGGATAACACTGGAGTATGTGGACCTATGGTATGTGGAACAGTGAATGGTGTTACAGTATCTACAATACTTAGAGATACAGGTTGTACAGGAGTAGTGGTATCAGAGAATTTGATTCCTGATCCTGGAACAAATTGTTCATATTCtactcttattgattatttgggcaggaaggacagattccctattgtcaagatttatttgaaatgtaatctctttacaggttgggttaatgctgttcgggctccaataaagtactgtactgtcttattaggcaatattccaAGTGTACAggaccataatttgtttcctctgaaaaatacggattcttccatTGACGTAAATGCCGTAACAAGAGCACaggtaaaaaggagaaatattgttCACCCTCTTGCTTTACCAGAACCATTTGATATATCCATTGATCATGAATCTTTTCTTAGAGAACAGCAGAATTGCAAAGCTTTGAAATATGCAAGAGAAATGAGTCAGTCTGGAGATGTCAAACGTTGCAAGAATGGTTTGCAGTACGAGTTCGTGATGAGAAATGGACTTCTctacaggaaaatacagaaatgtaaaaagcctcagttactgggaaaggaacagttggttgtaccagttaaatgcataaaattagttttgcgccttgcacatgatattccggtaagtggacatttttctcataggaaaacctttaataagattaatgaaattttctggtggcagggtatgacgtctgacatatataaatattgcaaatcttgtgatgtatgccaaaaatcttcccttgttggaaaagtaaagaAGGCTCAGATGGTTAAATTACCAGTGATCTCTACGCCATTTTATAGAGTTGCTATTGACTTAGTGGGCCCGATTTCTCCTCCTAGTGAAGCAGGGCATAGATATATTTTGACTATGGTAGATTATGCTTCAAGCTTCCCGGAAGCAGTcgctttgaagaacataacatctgaagacattgcagaagccttaatatctattttttccagagTGGGAGTGCCGAAAGAAATTCTTTCTGACAGAGGACCACAATTTCGATCAGAACTTATGTTGCAAGTACACAAGTTACTAGGAGTGAAACCTCTTTTCAGTACCCCCTATCATCCTGCTGCTAATGGAAGAATAGAAAGGCAACACCAGATTTtaaagagtatattgaagaaaatatgtgagttaaaacataatcagtggcatcgtttccttccagcagcactgttcgccatgagggaaatcccaagtgatacaacaggtttctcaccatttgagattttatatggccgtcaagtgagaggtcccttgacaatattgaaggaactatggacaaattcggatatgtctacaggggaaactgatctttattcttttgttttggaactacgtgaaaagttgtccgatgtttctgatttggctgttcaaaatatgaatatatcttccagtacatataagtcttattttgatttgaagagTAGTAAGCGCCGATTCAAAGCTGATGATGAAGTAATTTTGCTTATTCCAGAAAAACAAGGTAAATTGCAGTTCTCATGGAGAGGTccatacaagataattgataagcatggtccagttgactactgggtaaacgtagaag ataaaccaggtaaaacttctttacaagagcataatattaagattaagactACTGAAACCTTTGTTC ATTTTGATTGTGAGCCCATGCCAAGCTTTGAGCAAGATCTTCATAAGTTTGCAGATTTTATGTACATTACAGAACTTGATATCTGCAAAGCATATCATCAGATTCCTCTAACACCAGAAAGTCGCAAGTATACAGCTTTTTCAACTAATCTTGGACTAATGCAatatgtaagattaccttttggccttagcacAGCTTGTGCGACGTATATTAGATTAATGAGGCAAGTATTGAAAGGTCTTTCTTTCGTAGTTTGCtattttgataatatctttatTGTATCCAAAGACTGGAAAATTCATATGGCAGATTTGGAAACAGTCATATTGCGACTGCAAGAAGCAGGATTAACTGCTAAACCAGGAAAGTGTTTCCTCGGTTATGAAGAGATACAATATTTAGGATATGTAATCAACAAAAGGGGTATTTTTCCTCAACAGGATAAAATTGGAGCTATTTTGGATATGCCTGCTCCCACTACCAAGAAACAGTTACGAAGCTTTATTGGATCTGTAAATTTTTATGGTAGATTTGTTCCAAATTTGTCAGATAAACTAATTCATCTTACGAAGTTTTTGAAGAAGGGTAgttcagaaaaatttaattttgatgaagATGCATTGTGCAAATTTAATGAACTGAAATCTTGTTTAACTTCTCCTCCGATTCTTCAGGTGCCTGATctaaataacattttctgtttaagaacggatgcatcgtctacaggtctaggagcagttttgctgcagtatatagacggtgaaccttatccagtagcattcgcaagcaagaaacttcttccccccgagactcgatatgcagctatcgagcgagaatgcttggccatagtatggggaataaagaagtttgagtactacttaatggggaggAAATTCCTCTTGGAAAGTGATCATAAGCCACTCATGTATTTAGAGACTTCAAAGTCTAGTAATGATAGACTAATGCGTTGGTCTTTGGCATTACAAGTTTATTCTTTCTCTGTTGTTCATGTGAAGGGTACCaataatatatttgctgatttgttaagtagaggttaa
- the LOC137655725 gene encoding uncharacterized protein isoform X1 yields MESYKFWKDEGLSMGLSDEALLNFIEKKIKDSDERDRRHAEREERALMIKYEENEKQRAHELELQKIRGATSNPSHVTVAVDTTRPLPFCDTDDITAYLVRFEKVAVSLNWERNSWSVQLASLLRGKALDIYTSLSDDVTSDYASLKEALLKGFKKTSDWYRTAFKTAKMDSKSTYEQYLNMLFRNFDLWINSLSVTKDYEVLRNIIVCDQFMSTLPKEMRLFLKERKPRTPEDYSSLADTYASAHKCYPKDEQKSFRHNANLSSSSDKISASEKPEKTSSSRPGKIACYGCGQSGHISRNCPNKVPKKKSESSLEIGQVLDNTGVCGPMVCGTVNGVTVSTILRDTGCTGVVVSENLIPDPGTNCSYSTLIDYLGRKDRFPIVKIYLKCNLFTGWVNAVRAPIKYCTVLLGNIPSVQDHNLFPLKNTDSSIDVNAVTRAQVKRRNIVHPLALPEPFDISIDHESFLREQQNCKALKYAREMSQSGDVKRCKNGLQYEFVMRNGLLYRKIQKCKKPQLLGKEQLVVPVKCIKLVLRLAHDIPVSGHFSHRKTFNKINEIFWWQGMTSDIYKYCKSCDVCQKSSLVGKVKKAQMVKLPVISTPFYRVAIDLVGPISPPSEAGHRYILTMVDYASSFPEAVALKNITSEDIAEALISIFSRVGVPKEILSDRGPQFRSELMLQVHKLLGVKPLFSTPYHPAANGRIERQHQILKSILKKICELKHNQWHRFLPAALFAMREIPSDTTGFSPFEILYGRQVRGPLTILKELWTNSDMSTGETDLYSFVLELREKLSDVSDLAVQNMNISSSTYKSYFDLKSSKRRFKADDEVILLIPEKQGKLQFSWRGPYKIIDKHGPVDYWVNVEDVQKDDLRNLCQKYNHVFSDKPGKTSLQEHNIKIKTTETFVRKYYPIPAHLTKDFDDEVQSLLDLGIIEQSSSNYSSPALLVKKKEGNYRLVVDFRTLNAITDFDCEPMPSFEQDLHKFADFMYITELDICKAYHQIPLTPESRKYTAFSTNLGLMQYVRLPFGLSTACATYIRLMRQVLKGLSFVVCYFDNIFIVSKDWKIHMADLETVILRLQEAGLTAKPGKCFLGYEEIQYLGYVINKRGIFPQQDKIGAILDMPAPTTKKQLRSFIGSVNFYGRFVPNLSDKLIHLTKFLKKGSSEKFNFDEDALCKFNELKSCLTSPPILQVPDLNNIFCLRTDASSTGLGAVLLQYIDGEPYPVAFASKKLLPPETRYAAIERECLAIVWGIKKFEYYLMGRKFLLESDHKPLMYLETSKSSNDRLMRWSLALQVYSFSVVHVKGTNNIFADLLSRG; encoded by the exons atggaatcttataaattctggaaggatgaaggtttgtcaatgggactctcggatgaagctcttttgaactttatagagaagaaaatcaaagatagtgatgagcgtgatagaagacatgctgaaagagaagaaagggctttgatgattaaatacgaagaaaatgaaaagcagagggcACACGAACTTGAATTGCAAAAGATCAGAGGAGCAACATCTAACCCTAGCCATGTAACAGTTGCTGTGGATACTACAAGACCTCTTCCATTTTGTGATACTGATGATATCACCGCCTACCTAGTAAGGTTTGAAAAGGTAGCAGTTTCTCTCAACTGGGAGCGGAACTCTTGGTCAGTTCAGTTGGCATCACTTTTGAGAGGTAAGGCATTAGATATCTACACGTCGCTCTCAGATGATGTTACAAGTGACTATGCATCATTGAAGGAAgctcttttgaaaggattcaagaagactagtgactggtacaggacagcgtttaaaactgcaaaaatggaTTCCAAGAGCACATATGAACAATATTTGAATATGTTATTTCGAAATTTTGACTTGTGGATAAATAGTCTTAGTGTAACGAAAGACTACGAAGTTTTGAGAAACATTATAGTCTGTGATCAGTTCATGTCTACTTTACCTAAGGAAATGCGTCTTTTTCTTAAGGAGCGTAAACCTAGAACTCCAGAGGATTATTCATCATTGGCAGACACTTATGCTTCAGCACACAAATGTTATCCTAAAGATGAGCAGAAGTCCTTTAGGCATAATGCGAATTTATCTAGTTCCAGTGACAAGATCAGTGCGAGTGAGAAACCAGAGAAAACTAGTTCGTCACGTCCTGGTAAGATTGCATGTTACGGTTGTGGTCAGAGTGGACATATTTCGAGAAACTGTCCTAACAAGGTACCCAAAAAGAAATCTGAATCTTCTCTTGAGATAGGTCAAGTTCTGGATAACACTGGAGTATGTGGACCTATGGTATGTGGAACAGTGAATGGTGTTACAGTATCTACAATACTTAGAGATACAGGTTGTACAGGAGTAGTGGTATCAGAGAATTTGATTCCTGATCCTGGAACAAATTGTTCATATTCtactcttattgattatttgggcaggaaggacagattccctattgtcaagatttatttgaaatgtaatctctttacaggttgggttaatgctgttcgggctccaataaagtactgtactgtcttattaggcaatattccaAGTGTACAggaccataatttgtttcctctgaaaaatacggattcttccatTGACGTAAATGCCGTAACAAGAGCACaggtaaaaaggagaaatattgttCACCCTCTTGCTTTACCAGAACCATTTGATATATCCATTGATCATGAATCTTTTCTTAGAGAACAGCAGAATTGCAAAGCTTTGAAATATGCAAGAGAAATGAGTCAGTCTGGAGATGTCAAACGTTGCAAGAATGGTTTGCAGTACGAGTTCGTGATGAGAAATGGACTTCTctacaggaaaatacagaaatgtaaaaagcctcagttactgggaaaggaacagttggttgtaccagttaaatgcataaaattagttttgcgccttgcacatgatattccggtaagtggacatttttctcataggaaaacctttaataagattaatgaaattttctggtggcagggtatgacgtctgacatatataaatattgcaaatcttgtgatgtatgccaaaaatcttcccttgttggaaaagtaaagaAGGCTCAGATGGTTAAATTACCAGTGATCTCTACGCCATTTTATAGAGTTGCTATTGACTTAGTGGGCCCGATTTCTCCTCCTAGTGAAGCAGGGCATAGATATATTTTGACTATGGTAGATTATGCTTCAAGCTTCCCGGAAGCAGTcgctttgaagaacataacatctgaagacattgcagaagccttaatatctattttttccagagTGGGAGTGCCGAAAGAAATTCTTTCTGACAGAGGACCACAATTTCGATCAGAACTTATGTTGCAAGTACACAAGTTACTAGGAGTGAAACCTCTTTTCAGTACCCCCTATCATCCTGCTGCTAATGGAAGAATAGAAAGGCAACACCAGATTTtaaagagtatattgaagaaaatatgtgagttaaaacataatcagtggcatcgtttccttccagcagcactgttcgccatgagggaaatcccaagtgatacaacaggtttctcaccatttgagattttatatggccgtcaagtgagaggtcccttgacaatattgaaggaactatggacaaattcggatatgtctacaggggaaactgatctttattcttttgttttggaactacgtgaaaagttgtccgatgtttctgatttggctgttcaaaatatgaatatatcttccagtacatataagtcttattttgatttgaagagTAGTAAGCGCCGATTCAAAGCTGATGATGAAGTAATTTTGCTTATTCCAGAAAAACAAGGTAAATTGCAGTTCTCATGGAGAGGTccatacaagataattgataagcatggtccagttgactactgggtaaacgtagaag atgtacagaaagatgatcttcgtaacttatgtcagaagtacaatcatgtattttcagataaaccaggtaaaacttctttacaagagcataatattaagattaagactACTGAAACCTTTGTTCGTAAGTATTATCCAATTCCAGCTCATTTAACTAAGGATTTCGATGACGAAGTACAAAGTTTGCTTGATCTTGGAATAATAGAGCAATCATCTTCTAATTATTCATCTCCTGCATTGCTCGTCAAAAAGAAAGAAGGTAACTACAGATTGGTTGTTGATTTTAGAACTTTAAATGCAATTACAGATTTTGATTGTGAGCCCATGCCAAGCTTTGAGCAAGATCTTCATAAGTTTGCAGATTTTATGTACATTACAGAACTTGATATCTGCAAAGCATATCATCAGATTCCTCTAACACCAGAAAGTCGCAAGTATACAGCTTTTTCAACTAATCTTGGACTAATGCAatatgtaagattaccttttggccttagcacAGCTTGTGCGACGTATATTAGATTAATGAGGCAAGTATTGAAAGGTCTTTCTTTCGTAGTTTGCtattttgataatatctttatTGTATCCAAAGACTGGAAAATTCATATGGCAGATTTGGAAACAGTCATATTGCGACTGCAAGAAGCAGGATTAACTGCTAAACCAGGAAAGTGTTTCCTCGGTTATGAAGAGATACAATATTTAGGATATGTAATCAACAAAAGGGGTATTTTTCCTCAACAGGATAAAATTGGAGCTATTTTGGATATGCCTGCTCCCACTACCAAGAAACAGTTACGAAGCTTTATTGGATCTGTAAATTTTTATGGTAGATTTGTTCCAAATTTGTCAGATAAACTAATTCATCTTACGAAGTTTTTGAAGAAGGGTAgttcagaaaaatttaattttgatgaagATGCATTGTGCAAATTTAATGAACTGAAATCTTGTTTAACTTCTCCTCCGATTCTTCAGGTGCCTGATctaaataacattttctgtttaagaacggatgcatcgtctacaggtctaggagcagttttgctgcagtatatagacggtgaaccttatccagtagcattcgcaagcaagaaacttcttccccccgagactcgatatgcagctatcgagcgagaatgcttggccatagtatggggaataaagaagtttgagtactacttaatggggaggAAATTCCTCTTGGAAAGTGATCATAAGCCACTCATGTATTTAGAGACTTCAAAGTCTAGTAATGATAGACTAATGCGTTGGTCTTTGGCATTACAAGTTTATTCTTTCTCTGTTGTTCATGTGAAGGGTACCaataatatatttgctgatttgttaagtagaggttaa